In a genomic window of Streptomyces noursei ATCC 11455:
- a CDS encoding MgtC/SapB family protein: MSHLAAALFDVRAGQGLRQFAELAIALLLSSLIGLEREARQKSAGLRTHTLVGVGSALFMEVSIHGFGSLLGTDGVALDPSRVAAQVVSGIGFIGGGLIFVRRDAVRGLTTAATIWLTCAIGMACGGGLPLLAIGATAVHFLIVRGFAKVSERIASGPAFDRVELRLAYQAQHGLLGRILELCTGSGFRVTDVQVETGQEVGHPAAEVLLRLEGNGSAHPLVAALTELEGVRGVALGRRTDSTE; encoded by the coding sequence ATGTCACACCTCGCCGCCGCATTATTCGACGTCCGCGCCGGCCAAGGGCTGCGGCAGTTCGCCGAGCTGGCCATCGCCCTGCTGCTGTCCTCGCTGATCGGGTTGGAGCGGGAGGCCCGGCAGAAGAGCGCCGGGCTGCGCACCCACACCCTCGTCGGGGTGGGCAGCGCCCTGTTCATGGAAGTGTCGATCCACGGCTTCGGCTCGCTGCTGGGCACGGACGGTGTGGCGCTGGACCCGTCCCGGGTCGCCGCGCAGGTCGTCTCCGGCATCGGCTTCATCGGCGGTGGGCTGATCTTCGTGCGACGGGACGCGGTCCGGGGGCTGACGACGGCCGCGACCATCTGGCTGACCTGCGCCATCGGGATGGCCTGCGGCGGCGGGCTGCCGCTGCTCGCGATCGGCGCCACGGCGGTGCACTTCCTGATCGTGCGCGGCTTCGCGAAGGTCTCGGAACGGATCGCCTCGGGACCCGCCTTCGACCGGGTCGAACTCCGCCTCGCCTACCAGGCACAACACGGACTGCTGGGGCGAATATTGGAGCTGTGCACCGGAAGCGGGTTCCGGGTCACCGACGTCCAGGTGGAGACCGGCCAGGAGGTCGGCCACCCGGCGGCCGAGGTGTTGCTCCGTCTGGAGGGCAACGGTTCCGCGCATCCCCTGGTGGCGGCGCTGACGGAACTGGAGGGCGTCCGTGGCGTGGCGCTGGGGCGGCGCACCGACAGTACGGAGTGA
- a CDS encoding sialate:H+ symport family MFS transporter, which produces MHPAQIPDRPPRRPWYREVAPHQWKALSAAWLGYLLDGFDFVLITLVLTEIADDFRLDTATAASLVSAAFVTRWLGGALLGSLGDRHGRRTAMIASILLYSLATFACGFAWDYTSLFVARLVLGVGMAGEYSTSVTYVLESWPTRLRNRASGFLISGYAGGTVLAAQLYAWVAPTWGWRWMFWIGVLPVLVALWMRRSLPEAGDWHTEIGAAGAGPGARRPERTNPFRPLCTGGLRRRANVVLATVASAALFCAFIPLGAGFVPWSATVAALCLVAFAAQLGGRRGWLLYVSLMATVFCAFLYSWPVQALLPTYLKSDLGYTPAQVGDVMLFAGFGTMAGCWLAGFTGDLLGTRRAYAYTLLASLAFVFPVFAVRGSLVGLGVLIFMLLALGQGISGILPKYIAGHFPTGARAASLGFVYNVGALGGAVAPVLGAQLARGMSLGRALAVLTFGLTLLVVVLVGGDVPRRLARLVDHQVPGDLLASGPEHGVGAGGAGGPDAARGEAAPGAV; this is translated from the coding sequence ATGCACCCCGCGCAGATCCCCGACCGGCCGCCGCGCCGCCCCTGGTACCGCGAGGTCGCCCCGCACCAGTGGAAGGCGCTGTCCGCCGCCTGGCTCGGCTATCTCCTGGACGGCTTCGACTTCGTGCTGATCACGCTCGTGCTGACCGAGATCGCCGACGACTTCCGCCTGGACACCGCGACCGCCGCCTCCCTCGTCTCCGCCGCCTTCGTCACCCGCTGGCTGGGCGGAGCGCTCCTGGGGTCGCTCGGCGACCGCCACGGCCGGCGGACGGCCATGATCGCCAGCATCCTCCTCTACTCGCTCGCCACCTTCGCCTGCGGGTTCGCCTGGGACTACACCAGCCTGTTCGTCGCCCGCCTGGTGCTCGGGGTGGGCATGGCGGGGGAGTACAGCACCAGCGTGACCTACGTCCTGGAGAGCTGGCCGACCCGACTGCGCAACCGGGCCTCCGGATTCCTGATCTCCGGCTATGCGGGCGGTACGGTCCTCGCGGCCCAGCTCTATGCCTGGGTGGCGCCCACGTGGGGCTGGCGCTGGATGTTCTGGATCGGGGTGCTGCCGGTCCTCGTCGCCCTGTGGATGCGCCGCTCGCTGCCGGAGGCGGGGGACTGGCACACCGAGATCGGCGCCGCCGGGGCAGGACCCGGGGCGCGGCGCCCGGAACGCACCAATCCGTTCCGGCCGTTGTGCACCGGCGGTCTGCGGCGCCGGGCCAACGTCGTGCTGGCGACGGTCGCCTCGGCCGCGCTGTTCTGCGCCTTCATCCCGCTCGGCGCGGGGTTCGTACCCTGGTCGGCCACGGTCGCCGCGCTGTGCCTGGTGGCCTTCGCCGCACAACTGGGCGGGCGTCGCGGCTGGTTGCTGTACGTCTCCCTGATGGCGACGGTGTTCTGCGCCTTCCTCTACAGCTGGCCGGTGCAGGCGCTGCTGCCCACCTACCTCAAGTCCGATCTGGGATACACGCCCGCGCAGGTCGGCGACGTGATGCTCTTCGCGGGGTTCGGCACCATGGCCGGCTGCTGGCTGGCCGGGTTCACCGGCGACCTGCTCGGGACCCGGCGCGCCTACGCGTACACCCTGCTGGCCTCGCTCGCGTTCGTCTTCCCGGTGTTCGCGGTGCGCGGGAGTCTGGTGGGGCTGGGGGTGCTGATCTTCATGCTGCTGGCGTTGGGGCAGGGCATCTCCGGGATCCTGCCCAAGTACATCGCGGGGCACTTCCCGACCGGGGCCCGCGCCGCGTCGCTGGGCTTCGTCTACAACGTGGGGGCGCTGGGCGGCGCGGTGGCGCCGGTCCTCGGGGCGCAGCTCGCCCGGGGGATGTCCCTGGGGAGGGCGCTGGCGGTCCTCACCTTCGGGCTGACGCTCCTGGTCGTCGTCCTGGTGGGCGGCGATGTCCCGCGGCGGCTGGCGCGGCTGGTGGACCATCAGGTGCCCGGCGACCTGCTCGCGTCGGGTCCGGAGCACGGTGTGGGCGCGGGCGGGGCCGGCGGGCCGGATGCCGCCCGTGGAGAGGCGGCGCCCGGTGCGGTGTGA
- a CDS encoding saccharopine dehydrogenase family protein, with protein sequence MPRQDTPGRDHDLVLYGATGFVGTLTAEYLARHAPEGCRWALAGRSIAKLERLRDRLTAVNPACADLPLLRADSADPDSLRALAAGTRVLATTVGPYLVHGEPLVAACAAAGTDYLDLTGEAEFVDRMYLRHDATARASGARLVHACGFDSVPYDLGVHYTVGLLPKGVPVRIDGFVRTNGTFSGGTLASALTAASRPAAMARAARDRLRAEPRPAGRSVRAPFGPPVHSRDTRTWGVPLPTLDPRIVARSAAALDHYGPDFRYRHYAGVRRLPTVVAGVVAVGALSVLAQVPPVRHWLSDRLQPGDGPSQERRARSWFKVRFVASGGDAHLVTEVAGGDPGYDETAKMLAEAALSLAFDDLPETAGQVTTAVAMGDALIRRLRDAGITFRVVRR encoded by the coding sequence ATGCCACGGCAGGACACCCCAGGACGGGACCACGACCTCGTCCTGTACGGAGCGACCGGATTCGTCGGCACGCTCACCGCGGAGTACCTGGCCCGGCACGCCCCCGAGGGCTGCCGCTGGGCACTCGCCGGACGCAGCATCGCCAAACTGGAGCGGCTGCGCGACCGGCTGACGGCCGTCAACCCGGCCTGCGCGGATCTCCCGCTGCTCCGGGCCGACAGCGCCGACCCGGATTCATTGCGCGCCCTCGCCGCCGGCACCCGGGTCCTGGCCACCACCGTCGGGCCCTATCTGGTGCACGGTGAGCCACTGGTCGCGGCCTGCGCGGCGGCCGGCACCGACTACCTGGACCTCACCGGCGAGGCGGAGTTCGTCGACCGGATGTACCTGCGGCACGACGCCACCGCCCGCGCCTCCGGGGCCCGCCTCGTCCACGCCTGCGGCTTCGACTCCGTCCCGTACGACCTCGGTGTGCACTACACGGTGGGGCTGCTGCCCAAGGGCGTCCCCGTGCGCATCGACGGCTTCGTGCGGACCAACGGCACGTTCTCCGGCGGGACCCTGGCCTCGGCACTGACCGCGGCCTCCCGCCCGGCCGCCATGGCCCGGGCCGCCCGGGACCGCCTTCGAGCCGAACCGCGGCCCGCCGGCCGTTCCGTGCGCGCGCCGTTCGGCCCGCCCGTCCACAGCCGCGACACCCGTACCTGGGGCGTCCCCCTGCCCACCCTGGACCCGCGGATCGTCGCCCGCTCCGCCGCCGCCCTCGACCACTACGGTCCCGACTTCCGGTACCGGCACTACGCGGGGGTGCGCCGGCTGCCGACGGTGGTGGCCGGCGTGGTGGCCGTCGGGGCGCTGTCCGTGCTCGCCCAGGTACCGCCCGTCCGACATTGGTTGTCGGACAGGCTCCAACCGGGCGACGGGCCGAGCCAGGAGCGGCGGGCGCGGAGTTGGTTCAAGGTGCGGTTCGTGGCCTCGGGCGGCGATGCCCACCTGGTCACCGAGGTCGCGGGCGGCGACCCCGGCTACGACGAGACCGCCAAGATGCTCGCCGAGGCCGCGCTCAGCCTGGCCTTCGACGACCTCCCCGAGACCGCGGGCCAGGTGACGACGGCCGTGGCCATGGGGGACGCGCTGATCCGGCGCCTACGGGATGCCGGGATCACGTTCCGGGTGGTCCGCCGGTAG
- a CDS encoding endonuclease V, producing MDTSGIISRADELRHWPADEAGARAVQDRLRAHVRLDEAGPEAGFEGIVVGVDVAYDDERDVVVAAAVALDARTLAVVDEATAVGPVPFPYIPGLLAFREIPTVLDALDRLARIPDLVVCDGYGLAHPRRFGLASHLGVLTGLPTIGVAKTPFTFSYQAPGPERGATSPLWDDQVADGEPEEVGRALRTQRGVKPVFVSVGHRVDLDRACAHTLQLAARYRLPETTRAADSLCRKALANV from the coding sequence ATGGACACTTCCGGAATCATCTCCCGCGCCGACGAACTGCGGCACTGGCCCGCGGACGAGGCCGGGGCCCGCGCGGTCCAGGACCGGCTGCGCGCCCACGTACGACTCGACGAGGCCGGCCCGGAAGCGGGCTTCGAGGGCATCGTGGTCGGCGTGGACGTCGCCTACGACGACGAGCGCGACGTGGTCGTCGCGGCCGCCGTCGCCCTGGACGCCCGCACCCTCGCGGTCGTCGACGAGGCCACCGCCGTCGGCCCGGTCCCCTTCCCCTACATCCCCGGGCTGCTCGCCTTCCGGGAGATTCCCACGGTCCTGGACGCGCTGGACCGGCTGGCCCGTATTCCCGACCTGGTGGTCTGCGACGGCTACGGGCTCGCCCATCCGCGGCGCTTCGGCCTCGCCAGTCACCTCGGCGTGCTGACCGGACTGCCCACCATCGGGGTCGCCAAGACCCCCTTCACCTTCTCCTACCAGGCGCCGGGGCCGGAGCGCGGCGCCACCTCGCCGCTGTGGGACGACCAGGTGGCGGACGGCGAGCCCGAAGAGGTGGGACGTGCCCTGCGCACCCAGCGGGGCGTCAAACCCGTCTTCGTGTCGGTTGGCCACCGGGTCGACCTCGACCGGGCCTGTGCGCACACGCTCCAACTGGCGGCCAGGTACCGCCTTCCGGAGACGACCCGGGCCGCCGACTCGCTGTGCCGCAAGGCCCTGGCGAACGTCTGA
- a CDS encoding YciI family protein, whose protein sequence is MFILELTYTAPLDRVDAALSDHVAWLEQGYAAGHFIASGRKDPRDGGVIVAAGIDRATAEKLTAEDPFVREGVCEYRITEFVATKTAPALAEYREQLPS, encoded by the coding sequence ATGTTCATCTTGGAGCTGACCTACACCGCGCCGCTCGACCGGGTCGACGCCGCCCTCTCGGACCACGTGGCGTGGCTGGAGCAGGGGTACGCCGCCGGGCACTTCATCGCGTCCGGCCGGAAGGACCCGCGCGACGGGGGCGTGATCGTCGCCGCCGGGATCGACCGGGCGACCGCCGAGAAGCTCACGGCCGAGGACCCGTTCGTCCGCGAGGGGGTCTGCGAGTACCGGATCACCGAGTTCGTGGCGACGAAGACCGCGCCGGCCCTGGCGGAATACCGGGAGCAGCTCCCCTCCTGA
- a CDS encoding sugar porter family MFS transporter, which produces MSTAPLSAPRPSPSMPPRAGRLFALTGAVVGVIYGYDTGSISGALVFLSKDFDLTETEKGLVNSILVFGSILGALVGGKLADALGRRAAMLIVACSYAVFVALSAVAPNVEVLDAVRFLLGVAIGISIVAAPLYVAESTPARIRGAYVAAYQVATVVGIVLTYFVNWGLSGGGHWRWMLGLSAIPAALVVIPLLRLPDTPRWYVLKGRTERAVEVMAATDPDADPHAEVAAVRAALAEESGGSVRSLLRKPYARAAVFVVGLGFFCQITGINAVTYYSPQIFEEMGFTGNGQNFLLPSFVELASLVAAVLAILIIDRLGRRVVLLSGIGTMVVMLAVLTVVFSAGKLHGATTWVGFAAILLFTAAFNFGFGSLIWVYASEAFPAQLRSTGASVMLTADLVANLVIAQFFPSLMAKAGAAATFAGLGVLALCALAFAAVTAPETKGRQLEEIQDYWRNGGRWPTAPEPGPVGAGPLGGSAASSASPS; this is translated from the coding sequence ATGTCCACTGCCCCGCTCTCCGCACCGCGCCCGTCGCCCTCGATGCCACCCCGCGCCGGCCGGCTGTTCGCCCTCACCGGCGCCGTCGTCGGCGTCATCTACGGCTACGACACCGGCAGCATCTCCGGCGCCCTGGTCTTCCTCAGCAAGGACTTCGACCTCACCGAGACCGAGAAGGGGCTGGTCAACAGCATCCTGGTGTTCGGATCGATCCTGGGCGCGCTGGTCGGCGGCAAACTCGCCGACGCGCTGGGCCGCAGGGCCGCGATGCTGATCGTGGCCTGCTCGTACGCGGTCTTCGTCGCGCTGTCCGCGGTCGCCCCCAACGTCGAAGTGCTCGACGCGGTCCGCTTCCTGCTGGGTGTCGCCATCGGCATCTCGATCGTGGCGGCACCGCTCTATGTCGCCGAATCGACCCCGGCCCGTATCCGCGGTGCCTACGTCGCCGCCTACCAGGTGGCCACCGTCGTGGGCATCGTCCTCACGTACTTCGTCAACTGGGGCCTGTCCGGCGGCGGTCACTGGCGCTGGATGCTCGGCCTCTCGGCGATCCCCGCGGCCCTCGTGGTGATCCCGCTGCTCCGCCTGCCGGACACCCCCCGGTGGTACGTCCTCAAGGGGCGTACCGAACGGGCCGTCGAGGTCATGGCGGCGACCGACCCGGACGCCGACCCGCACGCCGAGGTCGCCGCGGTGCGCGCCGCGCTGGCCGAGGAGAGCGGCGGCTCGGTGCGCTCGCTGCTGCGCAAGCCGTACGCCCGCGCCGCGGTCTTCGTGGTCGGCCTCGGTTTCTTCTGCCAGATCACCGGCATCAACGCCGTGACGTACTACAGCCCGCAGATCTTCGAGGAGATGGGCTTCACCGGCAACGGCCAGAATTTCCTGCTGCCGTCCTTCGTCGAACTCGCCTCCCTGGTCGCCGCCGTGCTGGCCATCCTCATCATCGATCGCCTCGGCCGCCGGGTGGTGCTGCTCTCCGGCATCGGCACGATGGTGGTGATGCTCGCGGTGCTGACCGTGGTCTTCAGCGCGGGAAAACTGCACGGCGCCACCACCTGGGTGGGCTTCGCCGCGATCCTCCTGTTCACCGCCGCCTTCAACTTCGGCTTCGGCTCGCTGATCTGGGTCTACGCGAGCGAGGCGTTCCCGGCCCAGCTGCGCTCCACGGGGGCATCGGTGATGCTCACCGCCGACCTGGTCGCCAACCTCGTGATCGCCCAGTTCTTCCCGTCGCTGATGGCCAAGGCCGGTGCCGCCGCGACCTTCGCGGGCCTGGGCGTGCTCGCGCTCTGCGCCCTGGCGTTCGCCGCCGTCACCGCTCCCGAGACCAAGGGGCGTCAACTGGAGGAGATTCAGGATTACTGGCGCAACGGCGGTCGCTGGCCCACCGCACCCGAGCCCGGCCCGGTCGGCGCCGGACCGCTCGGCGGTTCGGCCGCGTCCTCGGCCTCGCCCTCCTGA
- a CDS encoding SIS domain-containing protein, which produces MSGTSYMEQELRSQPETWREAARIGAADGPLPKAGQRVAVVGCGTSWFMAQSYAALREGAGLGVTDPFPASEAFLGDGRGYDAVLAITRSGTTTEVLRVLEAVKGRIPTVTVLGDPETPAVELSDETVALPFADERSVVQTRFATTALTLLRAHLGEDVARAVGDAEEALATPIEQEWVDAEQFAFLGSGWTYGLANEAALKMREASQSWTESYPAMEYRHGPISIAAPGRVTWLFGRAPEGLEAEVTRTGARFVSHARDPLADLVLVQRVALERARARGLDPDNPRSLTRSVMLQEPATS; this is translated from the coding sequence ATGAGCGGGACGTCGTACATGGAGCAGGAGCTGCGCAGCCAGCCGGAGACCTGGCGGGAGGCCGCGCGGATCGGCGCCGCCGACGGGCCGCTGCCCAAGGCCGGTCAGCGCGTGGCCGTCGTCGGCTGCGGCACGTCGTGGTTCATGGCGCAGTCCTACGCGGCCCTGCGCGAGGGCGCGGGGCTGGGCGTGACGGACCCCTTCCCGGCCTCGGAGGCGTTCCTCGGCGACGGCCGCGGCTATGACGCGGTGCTGGCGATCACCCGCTCGGGGACGACGACCGAGGTGCTGCGGGTGCTGGAGGCGGTCAAGGGGCGGATCCCCACGGTGACGGTGCTCGGCGATCCCGAGACCCCGGCGGTCGAGCTGTCCGACGAGACGGTCGCGCTGCCGTTCGCCGACGAGCGGTCGGTGGTGCAGACCCGCTTCGCGACCACGGCACTGACGCTGCTGCGCGCACACCTGGGAGAGGACGTCGCCCGGGCGGTCGGCGACGCCGAGGAGGCACTGGCGACGCCTATCGAGCAGGAGTGGGTGGACGCCGAGCAGTTCGCGTTCCTCGGCAGCGGCTGGACGTACGGCCTGGCCAATGAGGCGGCGCTCAAGATGCGGGAGGCGTCGCAGAGTTGGACGGAGTCCTACCCCGCGATGGAGTACCGCCACGGCCCGATCTCGATAGCCGCTCCCGGCCGGGTGACCTGGCTCTTCGGCCGGGCACCGGAGGGACTGGAGGCGGAGGTGACCCGGACCGGAGCGCGCTTCGTCTCCCATGCCCGGGATCCGCTGGCAGACCTGGTACTGGTGCAGCGCGTCGCCTTGGAGCGGGCCCGCGCCCGGGGCCTGGACCCGGACAACCCCCGCAGTCTGACCCGCTCGGTGATGCTCCAGGAACCCGCCACGTCCTAG
- a CDS encoding class II fructose-bisphosphate aldolase: protein MPLVPTASIVDAAREARVGAAAFNVIHLETAEALVAAAERTGIPLILQISENCIHYHGSLLPLTRATLALAEGSTARIAVHLDHITDAELVHQGIGAGVGSVMVDASALPYEQNVATTAELTAWCHERGAYVEAELGEVGGKDGVHAPGARTDPVEALAFVRATRVDALAVAVGSSHAMRERTAELDKELIAALRTTLPVPLVLHGSSGVPDDELRRAIAAGMTKINISTHLVSVFTGSIRRTLDADPALVDSRKYLKPAREAVAQEAARLLEVLNTPVTVPDLRTTEATVRG, encoded by the coding sequence ATGCCCCTCGTTCCCACCGCGTCGATCGTCGATGCCGCGCGCGAAGCGCGGGTCGGCGCCGCGGCCTTCAACGTCATCCATCTGGAAACCGCCGAGGCGCTGGTCGCCGCCGCCGAGCGCACCGGCATCCCGCTGATCCTGCAGATCAGCGAGAACTGCATCCACTATCACGGCAGCCTGCTGCCCCTCACCAGGGCCACGCTCGCCCTCGCCGAGGGGTCCACGGCCCGGATCGCGGTCCACCTCGACCACATCACCGACGCGGAGCTGGTCCACCAGGGCATCGGCGCCGGGGTGGGCTCGGTCATGGTGGACGCCTCCGCCCTCCCCTACGAGCAGAACGTCGCCACCACGGCCGAGCTCACCGCCTGGTGCCATGAGCGCGGCGCCTACGTCGAGGCGGAACTCGGCGAGGTCGGCGGGAAGGACGGTGTCCATGCGCCGGGAGCGCGTACGGATCCCGTGGAAGCCCTGGCCTTCGTCCGGGCCACGAGAGTGGACGCCCTCGCCGTCGCCGTCGGCTCCTCCCACGCGATGCGCGAGCGCACCGCCGAGTTGGACAAGGAGCTGATCGCGGCGCTGCGCACGACGCTGCCGGTGCCGCTGGTCCTGCACGGCTCCTCCGGGGTGCCGGACGACGAGCTCCGTCGGGCCATCGCCGCAGGCATGACGAAGATCAACATCTCCACGCATCTGGTCTCCGTCTTCACCGGATCGATACGGCGGACGCTGGACGCAGACCCGGCGCTGGTCGACTCCCGGAAGTACCTCAAGCCGGCCCGGGAAGCGGTGGCCCAGGAAGCCGCCCGACTGCTGGAGGTCCTGAACACCCCGGTGACCGTCCCCGACCTACGGACCACGGAGGCGACGGTGCGGGGCTGA
- a CDS encoding DeoR/GlpR family DNA-binding transcription regulator, which yields MKRHERMNALLELLGDRGRVDVEEAAAELEVSAATMRRDMDALAEQQLLVRTRGGAVLSSVAYDLPIRYKQGHRSTEKEAVAKAAARLVERGDVVGLSGGTTTTAIARVLATRTDFAEAGPQPDLTIVTNSLNIANELAVRPQIKIVLTGGVAHSRSYELVGPFSELVLQQISIDIAFIGANGVDPVMGATVHDEAEARINRLMAERARRAVVVADSSKIGERCFARVGDADVFDTLITDAAVTEETRREFAERGLKVVAARPSGND from the coding sequence ATGAAGCGCCATGAACGAATGAACGCACTGCTCGAGCTGCTCGGGGATCGGGGCCGGGTGGATGTCGAGGAGGCGGCGGCCGAGCTGGAGGTCTCGGCCGCCACGATGCGGCGCGACATGGATGCCCTCGCCGAGCAGCAGTTGCTGGTCCGCACCCGGGGCGGGGCGGTGCTGAGCTCGGTGGCCTACGACCTTCCCATCCGGTACAAGCAGGGGCACCGTTCGACGGAGAAGGAGGCGGTGGCGAAGGCGGCCGCGCGGCTGGTGGAGCGCGGGGACGTGGTCGGGCTGAGCGGCGGGACGACGACCACCGCGATCGCGCGGGTGCTCGCCACCCGCACGGACTTCGCCGAGGCGGGTCCGCAACCGGACCTCACCATCGTCACCAACTCGCTGAACATCGCCAATGAGCTGGCCGTCCGGCCGCAGATCAAGATCGTGCTCACGGGCGGTGTGGCGCACTCCCGTTCCTACGAACTGGTGGGGCCGTTCAGCGAGTTGGTGCTCCAGCAGATCTCCATCGACATCGCGTTCATCGGGGCCAATGGCGTGGATCCGGTGATGGGGGCCACCGTGCACGACGAAGCGGAGGCCCGGATCAACCGGCTCATGGCCGAGCGCGCCCGGCGGGCCGTGGTCGTCGCGGACTCGTCGAAGATCGGCGAGCGGTGCTTCGCCAGGGTCGGTGACGCGGATGTCTTCGACACCCTCATCACCGACGCCGCGGTGACGGAGGAGACCCGCAGGGAGTTCGCGGAGCGCGGGCTGAAGGTGGTGGCGGCCCGACCGTCCGGGAACGACTGA
- a CDS encoding SDR family oxidoreductase, with amino-acid sequence MSRRTYLVTGAASGIGRATAARLRDDGHTVLGADLQGTEIAADLATPAGRTELTERADELTGGRLDAVIACAGLAHFRPLTLRVNYFGAVATLEGLRPLLAAGSDPRAVVVSSVVAVHPPDPAIVDAALAGDEEAAVAAAQAAVDRGEGHTVYGSSKHAIARWLRRTAITDDWAGAGIPLNAVAPGTVVTPMTAPLLGDAAMREVVDASVPMPLHGHAHPEQIAPLLAWLASPDNTHVTGQILFADGGADATLRGDMAWCPGLMARPGARVR; translated from the coding sequence ATGTCCCGCCGCACCTATCTCGTCACCGGCGCCGCCTCCGGCATAGGCCGGGCCACCGCGGCCCGGCTCCGCGACGACGGCCACACCGTGCTCGGCGCCGATCTCCAGGGCACCGAGATCGCGGCCGATCTCGCCACCCCCGCCGGCCGCACCGAACTGACCGAGCGCGCCGACGAGTTGACCGGCGGACGACTGGACGCCGTGATCGCCTGTGCCGGACTCGCCCACTTCCGCCCCCTCACCCTCCGGGTCAACTATTTCGGCGCGGTCGCCACCCTTGAAGGACTGCGCCCCCTGCTCGCCGCGGGCAGCGATCCCCGCGCCGTCGTCGTCTCCTCCGTCGTCGCCGTCCACCCGCCGGACCCGGCCATCGTCGACGCCGCACTGGCCGGTGACGAGGAAGCGGCCGTTGCCGCCGCCCAGGCCGCCGTCGACCGGGGTGAGGGCCACACCGTCTACGGCTCCTCCAAGCACGCCATCGCCCGCTGGCTGCGCCGCACCGCCATCACCGACGACTGGGCGGGCGCCGGCATCCCGCTCAATGCCGTCGCTCCCGGCACGGTCGTCACGCCGATGACCGCACCGCTGCTCGGCGACGCGGCGATGCGCGAGGTCGTGGACGCCAGCGTGCCGATGCCGCTGCACGGCCACGCCCACCCCGAGCAGATCGCCCCCCTCCTCGCCTGGCTCGCCTCCCCGGACAACACCCACGTCACCGGCCAGATCCTCTTCGCCGACGGCGGCGCCGACGCCACCCTCCGCGGCGACATGGCCTGGTGCCCCGGCCTGATGGCGCGACCCGGTGCCCGGGTCCGGTGA
- a CDS encoding TetR/AcrR family transcriptional regulator: protein MATARGRPSLTERRRQETRMEIAETAAALFSERGYEATTVEDIASAAGISLRTFYRYCAAKEDALTPVLTSSVGVLVEQLAGRPVDEPLTSAVRAAFDAPASAQRLADPDKARRLIRVMGSVPAIRTRWLAAGRDMQDELVPVLAARTGATESSMEVRLLACALIDALSVAMEHWAWQNEPGDVAELTRRALAYLRVDELQAAARG from the coding sequence ATGGCGACAGCGCGGGGCAGACCCTCGTTGACGGAGCGGCGGCGCCAGGAGACCCGGATGGAGATCGCCGAGACCGCGGCCGCCCTCTTCTCCGAGCGCGGGTACGAGGCGACGACCGTCGAGGACATCGCGTCGGCGGCGGGCATTTCACTGCGCACCTTCTACCGCTACTGCGCGGCCAAGGAGGACGCGCTCACGCCGGTGCTGACCTCCAGCGTGGGGGTGCTCGTCGAGCAGCTCGCCGGCCGGCCCGTGGACGAGCCGCTGACCAGCGCGGTACGGGCCGCGTTCGACGCCCCGGCGTCGGCGCAGCGGCTGGCCGACCCGGACAAGGCCCGGCGACTGATCCGCGTCATGGGCAGCGTGCCGGCGATCCGGACGCGATGGCTGGCCGCGGGGCGCGACATGCAGGACGAGCTGGTCCCGGTGCTCGCGGCGCGTACCGGGGCCACCGAGAGCAGCATGGAAGTCCGGCTGCTGGCCTGCGCGTTGATCGATGCGCTCTCGGTCGCCATGGAGCACTGGGCATGGCAAAACGAGCCCGGAGATGTGGCGGAACTCACACGACGGGCCCTGGCCTATCTACGGGTGGACGAGCTGCAGGCAGCGGCTCGGGGCTGA